Proteins encoded by one window of Cucurbita pepo subsp. pepo cultivar mu-cu-16 chromosome LG14, ASM280686v2, whole genome shotgun sequence:
- the LOC111810745 gene encoding protein NRT1/ PTR FAMILY 7.3-like, with protein sequence MASLPSFEDQGKLKEEIAAVEEFTLDGTVDYHGRPAVRSKSGSWVAGIIILLNQGLATLAFFGVGVNLVLFLTRVLQQSNVDAANNVSKWTGTVYIFSLVGAFLSDSYWGRYKTCAIFQIIFVIGLVSLSLSSYLFLIRPNGCGDEHTPCGSHSKTEISLFYLSIYLTALGNGGYQPNIATFGADQFDEEDQKEGHYKVAFFSYFYLALNLGSLFSNTILGFFEDEGMWALGFWVSAGSAIAALLLFLAGTPRYRHFKPSGNPLTRVCQVVVSAAKKWRVRVPSGGEGLFEDNEKQNPNNGCRKILHTNGFKFLDKAAYISSRDSSDKEQGMINPWRLCPITQVEEVKCILKLMPIWLCTIIYSVVFTQMASLFVEQGAAMKTTISNFHIPPASMSSFDILSVALFIFLYRRVLDPFVGKLKKSSSKGLTELQRMGVGLIIAVMAMVSAGIVECYRLKYAQADCTHCEGSSSLSIFWQVPQYALIGASEVFMYVGQLEFFNAQAPDGLKSFGSALCMTSISLGNYVSSLLVTMVMKISTEDDMPGWIPGNLNKGHLDRFYFLLAALTVIDFVIYVACAKWYKCIKLEDKYEQNEELESFKV encoded by the exons ATGGCTTCCCTTCCATCGTTCGAGGATCAG GGTAAGTTGAAGGAAGAGATTGCTGCAGTAGAAGAGTTCACTCTAGACGGAACGGTCGATTATCATGGTCGTCCTGCAGTTCGATCAAAATCCGGCTCGTGGGTTGCAGGAATTATAATTCTTC TGAACCAAGGGTTGGCAACGTTGGCATTTTTTGGAGTCGGAGTAAACTTGGTACTATTTCTAACTAGGGTTTTGCAACAAAGTAACGTTGATGCGGCCAATAACGTCAGCAAATGGACTGGAACTGTTTATATCTTCTCTCTCGTTGGAGCATTCCTCAGTGATTCTTATTGGGGCAGATACAAAACCTGTGCCAtctttcaaatcattttcGTCAtc GGCCTAGTGTCGTTATCGCTCTCCTCCTACCTCTTCTTGATCAGACCCAACGGCTGTGGCGATGAACATACGCCCTGTGGAAGTCATTCCAAGACCGAAATTTCCCTCTTCTACCTTTCCATATACCTCACAGCTCTTGGCAATGGCGGCTATCAGCCCAACATCGCCACTTTTGGCGCCGATCAGTTCGACGAAGAGGATCAGAAAGAGGGCCACTATAAGGTCGCTTTCTTCAGCTACTTCTACCTTGCTCTAAACCTTGGATCGCTCTTCTCCAACacaattttagggttttttgaAGATGAGGGCATGTGGGCTCTTGGGTTCTGGGTCTCCGCCGGATCCGCCATTGCTGCTCTGCTCTTGTTTCTTGCCGGAACTCCACGGTACAGGCATTTCAAACCCTCTGGAAACCCTCTTACGAGGGTTTGTCAAGTCGTTGTCTCCGCCGCGAAGAAATGGCGGGTTAGGGTTCCGTCTGGAGGAGAGGGGTTGTTTGAGGATAATGAGAAGCAAAACCCTAACAATGGCTGCCGGAAGATTCTACACACTAATGGATTCAA GTTCTTGGATAAAGCAGCCTACATTTCCTCAAGGGATTCAAGTGATAAAGAGCAAGGAATGATCAACCCATGGCGCCTCTGCCCAATCACACAAGTAGAAGAAGTAAAATGCATTCTAAAACTGATGCCAATCTGGCTCTGCACCATCATCTACTCAGTTGTCTTCACCCAAATGGCCTCTCTCTTCGTCGAGCAAGGAGCAGCCATGAAAACCACCATCTCGAACTTCCACATCCCACCTGCAAGCATGTCAAGCTTCGACATTCTCAGTGTCGccctcttcatcttcctctaCCGTCGCGTCCTCGACCCATTTGTTGGAAAACTGAAAAAATCCAGCTCCAAAGGCCTGACCGAGCTGCAAAGAATGGGGGTCGGACTAATCATAGCTGTAATGGCAATGGTCTCAGCAGGCATCGTCGAGTGCTATAGACTCAAATATGCCCAAGCTGACTGCACACACTGTGAAGGATCAAGCTCCTTGAGCATCTTTTGGCAAGTTCCACAATATGCACTGATTGGAGCCTCTGAAGTTTTCATGTATGTGGGTCAGCTTGAATTCTTCAATGCACAAGCTCCTGATGGCCTCAAGAGCTTTGGGAGTGCGCTATGCATGACATCAATCTCTTTAGGGAACTATGTGAGCAGCTTGTTGGTAACAATGGTGATGAAGATTTCAACAGAGGATGACATGCCTGGTTGGATCCCTGGCAACCTCAACAAGGGTCATTTGGACAGGTTCTACTTTCTTCTTGCTGCCTTGACTGTCATTGATTTTGTGATTTACGTTGCCTGTGCTAAATGGTATAAATGCATCAAATTGGAAGacaaatatgaacaaaatgaAGAACTAGAAAGCTTCAAAGTCTGA
- the LOC111810501 gene encoding uncharacterized protein LOC111810501, which yields MKFSLKLPDNQDHKSPIVKGKLPITMFNQPFTSSFTSAINSSSDLSFSLSTNFPSGPCFKLTYSPLPPSPSAAAASTTAPFTLSLKSGLGLFGSPEDSPLVFSSRFSLSLTKPFVPTFSLLFKPQFGHFCLKKSTVSSVNDRFSVLQPNDGVRLDSGSDSNPKFGNGFAVDESMGWQELKLESSSSSHGSQEEFGGIQKRLAETKSISDSVLSGVAVMARTAIPVTNRIAVNFRWGMNFPTNPVLKMPFLTVNKISVERVEEEKEEKKKKKTGEDQGGDVELLKGMLFWMKNDVESLEKENREMKQLLEEIKLGSVANRAATSSGSSYGEVVEPWRREENKSKNSRNGGQENDWRKKKSSEEENEGKNSRKGHRSTNRVNEVESELERAIKAASQAKA from the coding sequence ATGAAATTCTCTCTGAAACTCCCCGATAATCAAGACCACAAATCCCCAATCGTGAAGGGGAAACTCCCCATCACCATGTTCAATCAACCCTTCACTTCCTCCTTCACTTCCGCCATTAATTCCTCTTCCGACCTCTCCTTTTCCCTTTCCACTAATTTCCCTTCCGGCCCTTGTTTCAAGCTCACTTACTCTCCTCTACCGCCCTCTCcttccgccgccgccgcctccacGACTGCTCCGtttactctctctctcaaatctGGGTTAGGGCTTTTTGGCTCACCGGAGGATTCTCCTCTTGTGTTTTCGTCTCGATTTTCTCTTTCCCTTACGAAACCCTTTGTTCccactttctctcttctcttcaaACCCCAATTTGGACATTTTTGTCTCAAGAAGAGTACTGTTTCGAGCGTTAATGATCGGTTTTCTGTGTTGCAACCCAACGATGGGGTTCGATTGGATTCTGGGTCGGATTCGAATCCGAAATTTGGTAATGGGTTTGCTGTAGATGAATCGATGGGATGGCAGGAGCTGAAGCTTGAGAGTAGTAGTAGTAGCCATGGTTCTCAGGAGGAGTTTGGAGGAATTCAGAAACGTTTGGCTGAGACGAAAAGCATTAGTGATAGTGTTTTGTCTGGTGTTGCTGTAATGGCAAGAACGGCCATTCCTGTTACTAACCGGATAGCTGTGAATTTCCGGTGGGGGATGAATTTTCCGACGAATCCGGTGCTGAAAATGCCATTTCTGACTGTGAATAAGATATCAGTGGAGAGagtggaggaggagaaggaagagaagaagaagaagaaaacagggGAGGACCAAGGGGGAGATGTGGAATTGTTGAAGGGTATGttgttttggatgaaaaatgatgtggaaAGTTTGGAGAAAGAGAATAGAGAGATGAAGCAACTTCTAGAGGAGATAAAGCTTGGAAGTGTGGCTAATAGGGCTGCAACATCTTCTGGTTCGAGCTACGGCGAGGTCGTCGAGCCATGGAGGAGGGAAGAAAACAAGTCCAAGAACAGTAGGAATGGTGGACAGGAAAATGAttggaggaaaaagaagagttctgaagaagagaatgaggGTAAGAACAGCAGGAAAGGCCATCGTTCCACGAATCGAGTGAACGAAGTTGAATCGGAATTGGAGAGAGCTATCAAGGCTGCTTCCCAAGCCAAGGCTTGA